In Helianthus annuus cultivar XRQ/B chromosome 9, HanXRQr2.0-SUNRISE, whole genome shotgun sequence, the following are encoded in one genomic region:
- the LOC110877939 gene encoding telomere repeat-binding protein 3, producing MVSKKSIYHGPRDDFQSSVIPKAPRSLRKSPHKRSSDGSKLCAFELLAAVADKLLQESESSTSSIGQEPKEQATFPIVKREDIEVKVNDVKSNHFDHGSSTESESNLTLKLDPPLKSSPESGNDSGLEHVSEVRIVNSVNVDLPLYKNPVSCFSKHRGNVKTGITDDDDNSFRPDCRGARMRAFRSRSRSQAGYRRIRKMLTSRYRKVTLTKDYELTNPTSQIEAAYKRRKLFHHRPKSSYENKKNKVKFSINSFKVPELYIEIPENATIGSLKRLVMEAIRTYLGGKLRVGMTLEGKKVKDNNRTLKQIGISVNRDLDTLGFTLEPSLPNDISREPSSCTAGPVLDVGFSNGSLDHPPETSLELDKCVDKNHEIVPLETEILTEEKAADSNALVLAVPINYKPIKKSEVTQCRRIRRPFSVTEVEALVEAVETLGTGRWRDVKLRAFDGADHRTYVDLKDKWKTLVHTANISPQQRRGEPVPQDLLDRVLAAHGYWSNHKVKQLKHKTEPLGILGGSSVEFVGI from the exons ATGGTGTCAAAGAAGAGTATATATCATGGACCACGTGACGATTTCCAATCCTCCGTCATACCTAAAGCTCCAAGATCTTTAAGG aaGAGTCCGCATAAAAGATCCTCAGATGGTAGCAAACTATGCGCATTTGAATTGTTGGCAGCCGTAGCCGACAAGTTGTTGCAGGAGAGTGAGAGTTCTACGTCAAGCATTGGTCAAGAACCGAAAGAACAGGCTACGTTTCCTATTGTCAAGCGAGAAGACATTGAAGTCAAAGTCAACGATGTAAAGTCAAACCATTTTGATCATGGAAGCTCTACAGAGAGTGAGTCTAATCTAACATTGAAATTAGATCCTCCTTTGAAGTCGTCACCGGAATCTGGTAACGATTCTGGTTTGGAACATGTTTCCGAGGTTAGAATCGTCAATAGTGTAAATGTAGATCTACCCTTATATAAGAACCCCGTTTCATGTTTCTCGAAACATAGGGGAAATGTAAAGACGGGTATtacagatgatgatgataattcgTTTAGACCCGATTGCCGTGGGGCCCGAATGAGGGCATTTAGGTCACGGTCACGCTCACAAGCCGGATATAGAAGAATAAGAAAGATGTTGACTTCTAGATACCGAAAAGTAACTCTAACAAAAGATTATGAACTCACTAACCCTACAA GTCAAATAGAGGCTGCTTACAAAAGGAGAAAGTTATTTCATCATAGGCCAAAATCTTCATatgaaaataagaaaaataaag TGAAATTTAGCATAAATTCCTTTAAAGTGCCCGAACTTTATATCGAGATACCAGAGAACGCGACTATAGGTTCACTAAAG AGGCTAGTTATGGAGGCTATTAGAACATATCTAGGAGGCAAACTACGTGTTGGGATGACTCTCGAGGGCAAAAAGGTCAAAGACAACAATAGAACGCTAAAACAAATCGGTATTTCAGTGAATCGTGACCTCGACACTTTAGGATTTACATTGGAGCCTAGTTTACCAAACGACATTAGTCGAGAGCCGTCAAG CTGTACAGCCGGTCCCGTTCTGGATGTGGGATTTTCAAACGGTTCACTAGATCATCCTCCGGAAACTAGTTTAGAGTTAGACAAGTGTGTTGATAAGAATCATGAAATTGTACCTTTAGAAACTGAAATACTAACAGAAGAAAAAGCGGCGGATTCCAACGCGCTTGTGCTAGCTGTCCCCATTAACTACAAACCGATTAAGAAATCAGAAGTTACACAATGTAGAAGAATTAGGAGACCGTTTTCTGTAACGGAAGTAGAAGCACTTGTTGAAGCAGTTGAAACGCTTGGCACTGGAAG ATGGCGTGATGTTAAGTTGCGTGCGTTTGATGGCGCGGATCATAGAACGTATGTGGACTTAAAGGACAAGTGGAAAACACTGGTTCACACAGCAAACATCTCACCTCAGCAGAGAAGGGGTGAGCCCGTGCCGCAGGATTTGTTGGACCGGGTCCTGGCTGCACACGGGTATTGGTCTAACCATAAGGTTAAACAACTCAAGCACAAGACCGAACCGCTTGGAATTCTGGGTGGTTCGAGTGTAGAGTTTGTGGGCATCTGA